The genomic DNA CATATTTAAAAAGCCTTTCAAAAAACAATAAAAATGACAACTTTTTATATAATTATACCATTTCAAAAAAGTGCTCGTCAATATATAATTGAATAAAAAGGAGTGTTTGTATATGAAAATTACATTTATGGGCGCAGGAAGTACCGTATTTGCAAGAAACGTAATAGGCGACTGTATGTGTGTTGACTCTCTCAAGGACAGCACCTTTGCTCTTTACGATATTGATGAGGGTCGTATCCAAGAAAGTAAAACTATTCTTGAAGCTATCCGTAAGGCAAAGGGCGGCTTTGGTAAAATTGAATGTTACGTAGGCGCAGAGCAGAGAAAAGCGGCTCTCAGAAATGCAGATTTTATTATAAATGCAATTCAGGTAGGCGGATATGAGCCCTGTACCGTAATTGATTTTGAAATTCCCAAAAAGTACGGCTTAAGACAGACTATAGGCGACACCTTAGGAATAGGCGGAATTATGAGAACTCTCCGAACAATACCTGTTCTTGAAGAATTTGCAAGGGATATTGAAGAGGTTTGTCCCAATGCACTCTTTTTAAATTATACAAATCCTATGGCTATGCTCACAGGTTATATGCTGAGATATACCGGTGTTAAAACAGTCGGTCTTTGCCACAGCGTGCAGATATGTACCGAAAGTCTTTTTGAGGGCTTGGGTATGAAGGACAAGCTTGAGGGCTGTAAGGAGCTTATTGCGGGAATAAACCATATGGCATGGCTTCTTGAAATAAAGGACAAAAACGGAGTTGACCTTTATCCCGAAATAAAATCAAAGGTAGACGCATATATTGCTAATCCCGAAAACACAAACAAAATAAGAATGGATTATATTCGTAATTTCGGCTATTACTGTACCGAATCAAGTGAGCATAATGCAGAATATAATCCCTTCTATATAAAAAGCAAATATCCCGAGCTTATTGAAAAGCTGAATATTCCTCTTGATGAATATCCACGCCGCTGCATCAATCAGATAGAAGGCTGGAAAAAGGAATACAAGGAAATGCTTGAAGGCGGCGTTAAGGAGCATAACCGCACCAACGAATACGCATCAAGAATTATTCAGAGTATTGTAGAGGGCACTCCGTACAAAATAGGCGGTAACGTGCTTAACAAAGGACATCTTATCACAAATTTCCCCGAGGAAGCTTGCGTAGAGGTGCCTTGCCTTGTTGATGCTCAGGGAATACACCCCTGCTATGTAGGTGCTCTTCCCTTGCAGTGCGCCGCTATGAATATGACAAATATCAATGTTCAGCTTCTTACCATTGAAGCAGCTGTTACACAAAAGAAGGAGCATATCTATCAGGCGGCTATGCTTGACCCTCACACAGCAAGCGAGCTTGACATTGATACAATCAAAAAAATGGTGGACGAGCTTATAGAGGCACACGGCAACTATCTGCCTAAATACAATTAAAGGAAAACCTCGCAACATAGCAGAAATGTTCGCTAAGAACATTTCTGCAACTCTATTCGCCTTACGGCGAGTGATATTGCTTCGCAGGTTATTGGCGAATAGAATATCACTAAGTTCAACGGACTTAATATCACTTTCTTTTAAATTATCTCGCCATAGGCGAGGAATTTTCAAAAGAAAATATCACGCTGCCAAAGGCAGCATATCACTTAACAGACAAAAAAAGAAAGAGAAGACTCGTTGTAATAAACCAATCTTCTCTTTTCTGTTGTTCGTGGGTTTAGGCTACTGCCGGGTTGCATTTGTACATACAATGCGAGGCTGTTTCTTACCGAAAACCACAATTCATTTCGACAGCAAAAACTTCGCTAACGACATTACGCATAGTAGTTGCGAGACTTTTTGTTTTCCGAAGCAGTAAATTTAATTACTTTTTTGACTAAATATAGCCATTATTATAATGTAAGAGCGCTTTCTTCCTTACGGGTCCAGCCGCCGTCTCCCATATAGCCTGTGGGAAGTGCTTTAGGAGTTTCAAAGGTAGATTCCATACGGTAAAGCTTTCCGCTTTCTGCGCTTCCGATAATGCCGTGCATCAATTCGAAAACGTGGAATGCCATTTCCTTGCTTGCACGGTTCTTTC from Oscillospiraceae bacterium includes the following:
- a CDS encoding alpha-glucosidase/alpha-galactosidase; translation: MKITFMGAGSTVFARNVIGDCMCVDSLKDSTFALYDIDEGRIQESKTILEAIRKAKGGFGKIECYVGAEQRKAALRNADFIINAIQVGGYEPCTVIDFEIPKKYGLRQTIGDTLGIGGIMRTLRTIPVLEEFARDIEEVCPNALFLNYTNPMAMLTGYMLRYTGVKTVGLCHSVQICTESLFEGLGMKDKLEGCKELIAGINHMAWLLEIKDKNGVDLYPEIKSKVDAYIANPENTNKIRMDYIRNFGYYCTESSEHNAEYNPFYIKSKYPELIEKLNIPLDEYPRRCINQIEGWKKEYKEMLEGGVKEHNRTNEYASRIIQSIVEGTPYKIGGNVLNKGHLITNFPEEACVEVPCLVDAQGIHPCYVGALPLQCAAMNMTNINVQLLTIEAAVTQKKEHIYQAAMLDPHTASELDIDTIKKMVDELIEAHGNYLPKYN